The Penicillium digitatum chromosome 6, complete sequence genome has a window encoding:
- a CDS encoding Integral membrane protein, translated as MGAGAVIEPLVVIVLLFGGTWINRSVGSSSTRRYSRRNSNLQRAVSSDSLESGYSSQSTKDGLLSSRSRSPQTPEDGWHKRQVGILGLNFQVSSPNTIVFQDRLLSRLLRKFPFLVECWYWALVYWTYQLGRAFTAVTLKDDTVDVARRHALKLIVIEEKLGMFWETSIQRYFLHRPLVMSWINWIYSFIHIPGTIAFLVWLYYYTTVRDRIDEAQPGKPKGAVSGSPAGPLLYQARRRTLAVCNLLAFVVFTLWPCMPPRLLSDPTVGGEEADLARSYGFVDTVHGVNGSGSVWTENRFCNQYAAMPSLHFGYSLMIGLTLITIPLPQHNRRTILRSRLTRSLRLNLPSWQRLVCVILGFLYPFTILVAIVATANHFILDAVAGAIVCALGWYFNRVLLNLLPLEDYFLCLVRIHKPEPSLLDVLGEDLSTSETASEPARI; from the exons ATGGGAGCTGGAGCGGTCATAGAGCCGCTGGTGGTTATTGTTCTCTTGTTTGGAGGTACTTGGATTAACCGCTCTGTCGGATCATCCTCGACTCGGCGCTACAGCCGACGGAATTCGAACCTTCAACGAGCTGTTTCATCTGATTCTTTGGAGTCAGGATACTCGAGCCAATCGACAAAGGATGGCCTTCTAAGCTCTCGGTCCCGCTCACCACAAAccccggaagatggatggCACAAGCGACAGGTTGGAATCCTGGGGTTGAATTTTCAGGTGTCATCGCCGAATACTATCGTGTTCCAAGACCGCTTACTCAGTCGGTTGCTACGGAAATTTCCCTTCTTGGTAGAATGTTGGTACTGGGCTTTGGTCTACTGG ACGTACCAGCTCGGTCGCGCCTTTACCGCCGTGACTCTCAAGGATGACACTGTCGACGTCGCGAGAAGACATGCATTGAAACTGATCGTGATTGAGGAGAAGCTGGGTATGTTCTGGGAGACCTCGATCCAACGATACTTCCTTCACCGCCCCCTTGTCATGTCTTGGATCAATTGGATTTACTCCTTCATACACATTCCCGGGACGATCGCGTTCCTTGTCTGGCTCTATTACTATACCACCGTGCGGGATCGGATCGATGAGGCTCAGCCCGGAAAGCCCAAGGGTGCTGTGAGTGGGTCGCCTGCGGGGCCTCTTCTATACCAGGCACGCCGTCGGACTTTGGCCGTGTGCAATCTTCTCGCATTTGTGGTGTTCACTCTTTGGCCTTGCATGCCACCTCGGCTACTGAGTGACCCAACCGTGGGTGGCGAAGAGGCGGATCTAGCCCGCAGTTATGGGTTTGTGGACACGGTGCACGGTGTCAATGGATCGGGCAGTGTTTGGACGGAAAACCGTTTCTGTAATCAATATG CGGCAATGCCTTCCTTGCATTTCGGCTACTCTTTAATGATCGGCCTCACGCTGATAACAATCCCTTTGCCCCAGCACAACCGGCGCACAATCCTTCGTTCTCGGTTGACTCGTTCCCTAAGACTAAACCTCCCGTCGTGGCAGCGCCTTGTTTGTGTCATACTCGGCTTCCTATATCCGTTTACCATCCTTGTGGCCATTGTTGCCACAGCCAACCATTTTATCCTGGATGCTGTAGCGGGAGCTATCGTATGTGCCTTGGGGTGGTATTTTAATCGAGTGCTGCTCAACCTGTTACCACTGGAGGACTACTTCCTTTGCCTCG
- a CDS encoding (2R)-phospho-3-sulfolactate synthase, ComA, which translates to MSRTSSQAAIALLTPSRQFSATSNIYQGVTLLQDRQNGFGFARSNPRPAKPRNRGVTEIRGPYYSVMGKRYLADILETMGDHVDGLKFAGGAFSLFYEKPLRELVDLAHEHGVYISTGGWAEHLLAHPDPDPIFDRYLKTCKDLGFDVIELSSGFLSFPEDDWLRLIDKVHSYKLEPKPELGIQFGAGGDTPASGLESIGTSDPGKLVNLGRRFLDAGVKRLMIESEGITENVNSWRTDVVSKIMKELPPERVMFEAADPKVFNWYVREFGIDVNLFVDHSQIVQLECLRTGIWGTADTWGKIVSFRP; encoded by the exons ATGAGTCGCACCTCATCACAAGCGGCCATTGCTTTATTGACCCCATCCAGACAATTTTCTGCCACGTCAAACATCTATCAAGGAGTCACCTTGCTGCAAGACAGGCAGAATGGCTTTGGCTTCGCGCGGTCAAACCCCAGACCTGCAAAGCCCAGAAACAGGGGCGTCACTGAAATCCGGGGCCCATACTACTCG GTCATGGGGAAAAGATATCTCGCAGACATCCTCGAGAC GATGGGAGACCATGTAGATGGTCTTAAGTTTGCCGGAG GtgccttttctctcttttacGAGAAACCACTGCGGGAGCTGGTCGATCTAGCCCATGAGCACGGTGTGTACATTTCAACG GGTGGATGGGCTGAGCATCTCCTCGCACATCCCGACCCAGATCCGATATTTGACCGGTACTTGAAGACATGCAAGGATCTCGG ATTCGATGTGATTGAACTGTCTTCTGGTTTTCTATCATTCCCAGAGGATGACTGGCTCCGTCTTATTGACAAAGTCCACTCATACAAGTTGGAACCAAAGCCTGAATTGGGAATTCAATTCGGAGCCGGTGGAGACACACCTGCCTCGGGACTTGAATCGATTGGGACCTCTGACCCTGGAAAACTGGTGAACTTGGGTCGTAGGTTCCTCGACGCGGGTGTGAAACGATTGATGATTGAATCGGAAGGTATTACCGAAAACGTCAACTCCTGGCGGACTGATGTAGTGTCAAAGATCATGAAGGAGCTTCCTCCTGAGCGTGTCATGTTTGAAGCTGCAGATCCCAAGGTTTTTAATTGGTACGTTCGTGAATTTGGTATTGATGTCAACCTTTTTGTGGATCATAGCCAGATTGTGCAGTTAGAATGCCTGCGGACTGGCATCTGGGGCACTGCCGACACCTGGGGCAAGATAGTGTCGTTCCGGCCATGA
- a CDS encoding C6 transcription factor, putative → MPRASTTPGARLRCRRACDSCKRRKQKCNGEQPCTICVQRHKGSECHFSDRPARLLKPDAKDSTMLLSERMIASPERETAMDSLLNSLEDEGMNIERQEKDEKEGMAPVPKVARLLRDGQGKFMYIGDSASLSFLQSLRRVVTSSIGRCEFTEDNSRHSMLEAFQGNPGTQPGALVAPPNNKEAQRLAGQFLLATSPLLDLFDQEEFHPRLANWIANPSSDEDIVSSIFYLVLAIGAQVSDFDQKRAEQYFGSGRQLAFSAFQETPSISTIQSYILVSMYMLGACRRNGAFMNLGIALRASYAVGIHRKDANALFGGRERRARERVWKSLRMMDLFLSASLGRPPATSDYDYDTREDALISGELQHQLTADQQLSAAVISLCRIFERILTDVYMKQVISINVAEMISNQHRAWVRILPTILKMQSERHETKLIENSLAAAHLFGSYYWSIILLTRPFLIYRVAQYVKGKSDSSSDTQNGSSRISLYADACVYSALRGLDVVDDLSHYTSLPRRLPFLINSVFNSVIVLGAAFFADYDNMLPLEEGMNKAERFLGLFVPHDPHACRFFQIIKYLRAAVTEYVSRRNRQWMNRRSKQVDQLFGQVGGDEDRNSPTPGAPLLTGPSDAHSATALSPTSADKMPIGTPSSYIPPQPPLQPQLSTDNDVWEALCNGSDPTAALSYDAAISALTTSGIPVGCSPGGTIPSGPPPVSGPSPLSDVMFPDNGLLYMAEDLPVFGIWGDES, encoded by the coding sequence ATGCCTCGGGCCAGCACTACCCCGGGAGCGCGGCTCCGATGTCGACGAGCCTGCGATAGCTGTAAACGGCGAAAACAGAAATGCAACGGTGAACAACCATGTACAATCTGTGTCCAGAGGCACAAGGGGTCGGAATGCCACTTCTCGGATCGGCCCGCACGCCTACTCAAGCCAGACGCCAAGGATTCGACAATGTTGCTCAGTGAGCGCATGATAGCGTCTCCGGAGCGCGAAACGGCAATGGACAGCCTCTTGAACTCTCTTGAGGACGAAGGAATGAATATAGAGCGCCAGGAAAAAGATGAGAAAGAAGGGATGGCTCCCGTGCCAAAAGTGGCGCGGCTTCTGCGCGACGGTCAGGGAAAATTTATGTACATTGGTGATTCAGCAAGTTTGTCATTTTTACAGAGTCTACGCCGTGTTGTGACAAGTTCTATTGGCCGATGTGAGTTCACCGAGGACAACTCGCGACACTCAATGCTCGAAGCTTTTCAGGGCAACCCAGGCACCCAGCCCGGAGCTCTAGTTGCGCCACCAAACAACAAAGAAGCCCAACGACTAGCTGGCCAGTTTTTGCTTGCTACAAGCCCATTGCTTGACTTATTTGATCAGGAAGAGTTCCATCCACGGCTAGCTAATTGGATTGCAAACCCATCGAGTGACGAAGATATCGTTAGCTCTATCTTCTATCTTGTCCTTGCCATTGGAGCCCAGGTTTCCGATTTTGACCAGAAAAGAGCTGAACAATATTTTGGAAGCGGTCGTCAATTGGCGTTCTCGGCCTTTCAGGAAACCCCGAGCATATCCACcattcaatcatacatttTGGTCTCCATGTATATGCTCGGCGCATGCAGGCGCAATGGTGCATTTATGAACCTGGGGATTGCTCTACGTGCTTCCTATGCAGTAGGAATTCACCGCAAGGATGCAAATGCGCTTTTTGGTGGGCGTGAGCGCCGAGCGAGGGAGCGAGTTTGGAAGAGTCTTCGGATGATGGATCTATTCCTCAGCGCCTCCCTGGGACGCCCTCCCGCAACTTCAGATTACGACTATGATACACGAGAAGATGCTCTTATTTCGGGGGAATTACAACATCAATTGACCGCAGACCAACAGCTTTCTGCTGCTGTGATTTCGCTTTGTCGAATATTCGAGCGAATCTTGACCGATGTGTACATGAAGCAAGTCATATCGATCAATGTTGCAGAGATGATCTCCAACCAGCATCGGGCTTGGGTTCGCATTCTGCCAACAATCCTCAAAATGCAATCTGAGCGGCACGAAACCAAATTGATCGAAAACAGCCTAGCTGCAGCTCACTTATTCGGGTCATATTACTGGTCGATTATCTTATTGACAAGGCCATTCCTCATATACCGTGTCGCCCAGTATGTCAAAGGCAAATCCGATTCATCCTCAGACACTCAAAACGGCAGCTCCCGAATATCCTTGTATGCCGATGCATGTGTCTATTCCGCACTCCGTGGTCTAGATGTTGTCGATGATCTCAGTCACTACACCTCCCTTCCACGTCGACTACCCTTCTTGATCAACTCCGTTTTTAACTCTGTTATTGTCCTCGGCGCTGCATTCTTTGCCGACTACGATAACATGCTCCCCCTGGAAGAAGGAATGAACAAAGCCGAACGGTTTCTAGGGCTATTTGTCCCGCATGATCCACATGCATgccgtttcttccagatcatcAAATACCTCCGCGCTGCTGTAACCGAATACGTTTCCCGGCGAAATCGGCAGTGGATGAATAGGCGTAGCAAGCAGGTCGACCAGTTATTTGGCCAAGTAGGTGGTGATGAGGATCGTAACTCTCCGACCCCAGGAGCTCCACTTTTAACTGGCCCAAGTGATGCTCACTCTGCAACTGCACTATCCCCTACGTCTGCCGACAAAATGCCTATTGGAACTCCATCCTCATACATCCCCCCCCAACCGCCCCTTCAACCCCAACTTTCAACTGACAACGATGTTTGGGAAGCCCTGTGCAATGGCTCAGACCCCACCGCAGCTTTGTCTTACGATGCAGCCATTTCTGCATTAACTACCTCGGGCATCCCGGTGGGCTGTTCTCCCGGCGGGACTATCCCTTCCGGTCCGCCCCCAGTGTCCGGCCCATCCCCGCTTTCTGACGTGATGTTCCCAGATAATGGTCTGCTGTATATGGCCGAGGATCTTCCAGTTTTTGGCATCTGGGGCGATGAGTCGTGA
- a CDS encoding Cytoskeleton assembly control protein Sla1, putative, protein MGFIGVYSAVYDYQPQGPGELDIREGDLLYILEKNADDDWWKAKKKAGREDEDEPEGLVPNNYVEEARPAHKATALFDYTRQTDEEVSFSEDAELLVYDTSDPDWTLVGYNSEYGFAPSNYIEIIDDAFAAATSPPPPSVRAEPAAPTLPQRPTQTAPEETEASPAGSPVDMSHNPAAAVIASIIHKQHAPVAETTRDEPPPPSRPDRPSYDQAEEREDPSPPSLPRRPPSEQASPPTNRYSPEPTPTPRPQQAVPDVGRDGTHVIKASPPYNRAGEMTPRSPSGYHIYNINEMVEVMGKRKKMPTTLGINMATGIIFISPEGDDRQKEWSAEKLTHYSIEGKHVFVDLIRPSKSIDFHAGAKDTAYEIAAALGEIAGAYRAEGLREVLEAGEGGGPKKGQILYDFMAQGDDEVTVAVGDEVIVLDDTKSEEWWMVRRLKNNKEGVVPSSYVEVTGLIPKAPPMPHEPGLSSVEKNRMEEIRLSKLAMSKSRTDSMDSSDRHSKRDSKIKSKPDPTKVRKWTDRTKDFTVEAQFIGLQDGKIQLHKVNGIKIAVPISKMSVEDLEHVEKVAGVSLDEDKPLSSIRPRVAINKDKEPKSGVSKAGASVQRSDYDWFDFFLKAGVGPHRCERYAQSFNKDAIDESVLPDITSEILQNLGLNLGDTLRVMKVLDTKYGRIPDKSRPRNVSFGGEEVIGNGNGEDGGQGGLFSGPGGALRNNTRRGRPTPNVQAGAVDPKAFEQGDEPKLPDSSASPPPSAAADKPAPAGFDDDAWEVKQPKHPARPSAAATPTPPPAAAQVPQPTGAMADLTLLQTPLQPTPAQPIAPPAPPMSALQPPVTAVQSPAVQQPQQTGATPSLFAQVAQIGQNQQGFSPQQTGFQAQARQRPQAPQTVGQNSLLPPPPPPQRPLSAPQNFSQQQNSFGPPPLQAQLTGLPQAGPPVAPPGQSLSELNQLRYQAAMQPQATGFMGQPQYQNGLMPQPTAFTPQSQFGIQQQQQQQPFGNQMAPQQTGFQGLVPQPTGFGGYGQFQQPMQTGINSVLPPALQPQPTGANGYGNQPYTSPPPVPPIPQQPTATPLSPQKTGPPPSIRFGVKPDGPKKLEPQPTGLRANLAQATPNNPFGF, encoded by the exons ATGGGTTTCATCGGTGTCTACTCGGCTGTGTACGACTACCAGCCACAGGGACCCGGCGAACTCGACATTCGTGAGGGCGACCTTCTCTATATCTTGGAAAAGAATGCGGACGATGACTGGTGGAAGGCTAAAAAGAAGGCTGGGCgggaggatgaggacgagCCTGAAGGCCTAGTCCCCAACAACTATGTCGAAGAG GCACGACCAGCGCACAAGGCTACAGCCCTCTTCGACTACACGCGACAGACCGACGAGGAGGTTTCCTTCTCGGAAGATGCTGAGCTGCTGGTGTACGACACCTCGGATCCGGATTGGACATTGGTTGGATACAACTCAGAGTATGGATTTGCCCCATCAAATTACATCGAAATTATCGACGATGCCTTCGCTGCAGCGacttctcctcctccaccttCTGTTCGAGCCGAGCCTGCTGCGCCGACGCTTCCGCAGCGGCCGACGCAGACTGCCCCGGAAGAAACCGAGGCATCGCCCGCCGGCTCTCCGGTTGATATGTCTCACAACCCCGCTGCTGCTGTGATCGCCAGTATTATCCACAAGCAGCATGCCCCCGTGGCTGAGACGACTCGAGATGAGCCCCCGCCACCCAGTCGTCCGGACCGGCCATCGTACGATCAAGCGGAGGAGCGTGAGGATCCCTCGCCGCCCAGTCTGCCGCGTCGACCACCCTCGGAACAAGCGTCCCCACCAACGAACCGTTACTCACCTGAGCCGACGCCGACACCCCGTCCTCAGCAGGCGGTGCCTGATGTGGGTCGTGATGGAACACATGTCATCAAAGCATCTCCCCCTTACAACCGGGCAGGTGAGATGACGCCTCGGTCACCTTCTGGCTATCATATCTACAACATCAATGAGATGGTCGAAGTAATGggcaagagaaagaagatgcCGACTACTTTGGGAATCAACATGGCTACTGGAATCATCTTCATTTCTCCAGAAGGTGATGATCGACAGAAAGAATGGAGTGCAGAGAAGCTCACCCATTACTCGATCGAAGGAAAGCATGTGTTTGTTGATCTTATCAGGCCTAGCAAGAGCATCGATTTCCATGCAGGTGCCAAAGACACTGCCTACGAGATCGCAGCGGCACTCGGTGAGATCGCCGGTGCCTATCGGGCAGAGGGATTGCGTGAGGTGCTCGAGGCGGGAGAAGGCGGCGGTCCTAAGAAGGGCCAGATCCTGTATGATTTCATGGCGCAAGGCGACGATGAAGTTACAGTAGCTGTGGGAGACGAGGTCATTGTCCTTGATGATACCAAGTCCGAAGAGTGGTGGATGGTACGGCGATTGAAGAATAACAAAGAAGGCGTCGTTCCCAGCAGCTATGTTGAAGTCACAGGATTGATACCCAAGGCGCCACCAATGCCTCACGAACCTGGCCTGTCGAGTGTCGAAAAGAACCGGATGGAGGAGATACGGCTGTCCAAACTTGCGATGAGCAAGTCACGGACGGACTCGATGGATTCATCGGACCGTCACAGCAAGCGCGACAGCAAAATCAAGTCGAAGCCTGATCCGACCAAGGTGCGAAAGTGGACGGATCGGACGAAGGACTTCACTGTGGAAGCCCAGTTCATAGGTCTCCAGGATGGTAAAATCCAGCTTCACAAGGTGAACGGTATCAAGATTGCTGTCCCTATTTCGAAGATGTCTGTTGAGGATCTTGAGCATGTGGAGAAGGTCGCCGGCGTCTCCCTGGATGAGGACAAACCTCTTTCAAGCATCCGACCTCGAGTTGCCATCAATAAAGACAAGGAACCCAAATCCGGGGTTTCCAAGGCTGGTGCTTCTGTGCAACGTTCCGACTACGATTGGTTTGACTTCTTCCTTAAGGCTGGCGTTGGACCACATCGCTGTGAGCGATATGCACAATCATTCAACAAGGATGCAATTGACGAATCTGTGCTCCCTGACATTACATCTGAGATCCTTCAGAATTTGGGATTAAATCTAGGTGATACCTTGCGAGTGATGAAGGTTTTGGATACCAAATATGGCCGTATTCCGGACAAGTCCAGGCCTCGAAATGTCAGTTTCGGCGGTGAGGAAGTCATtggcaatggcaatggcGAGGACGGAGGGCAAGGTGGTCTGTTTTCCGGACCCGGTGGTGCGTTGCGCAACAACACTCGCAGAGGCAGACCAACACCAAATGTTCAAGCAGGAGCGGTTGATCCCAAAGCGTTTGAACAGGGAGACGAACCTAAATTACCAGATAGCTCAGCGAGCCCACCACCCTCTGCGGCAGCCGACAAGCCTGCTCCAGCCGGATTTGACGATGATGCCTGGGAGGTGAAGCAGCCGAAGCATCCTGCTAGGCCCTCTGCAGCCGCCACCCCGACCCCACCGCCGGCAGCAGCTCAAGTTCCTCAGCCAACAGGGGCAATGGCggatctgactttgctccAAACTCCATTGCAGCCGACACCGGCTCAGCCTATTGCCCCGCCTGCCCCGCCCATGTCTGCCCTACAGCCGCCGGTCACTGCTGTGCAATCACCAGCTGTACAACAGCCTCAACAAACGGGTGCCACCCCCAGCTTGTTTGCGCAAGTGGCACAGATAGGACAGAATCAACAGGGGTTCAGCCCCCAGCAGACTGGGTTCCAAGCACAGGCCAGACAACGCCCTCAAGCCCCGCAGACAGTTGGACAGAATTCACTTCTACCTCCGCCTCCGCCTCCGCAGCGCCCACTGTCCGCGCCTCAGAACTTCTCGCAGCAGCAAAACTCCTTTGGCCCCCCTCCATTGCAGGCTCAACTGACGGGCCTTCCCCAGGCGGGTCCACCTGTTGCTCCTCCTGGTCAGAGTCTGAGCGAGTTGAACCAGCTGCGCTACCAAGCTGCGATGCAGCCGCAAGCAACAGGATTTATGGGTCAACCTCAATACCAGAATGGCTTGATGCCGCAGCCCACAGCGTTTACTCCCCAGTCACAATTCGGTAtacagcagcagcaacagcaacagccaTTTGGTAACCAAATGGCCCCTCAACAAACTGGGTTCCAGGGACTTGTGCCGCAGCCCACAGGCTTTGGTGGATACGGGCAATTCCAACAACCAATGCAGACTGGTATCAACTCTGTCCTTCCTCCTGCACTGCAACCGCAACCCACTGGTGCCAACGGCTACGGCAACCAGCCTTACACATCTCCGCCCCCTGTGCCGCCAATTCCCCAGCAACCAACAGCCACTCCTCTGTCACCACAGAAAACCGGACCGCCTCCCTCCATCAGATTTGGTGTCAAGCCAGATGGCCCCAAGAAGCTTGAGCCACAACCGACTGGACTCAGAGCTAACCTTGCGCAAGCCA CCCCCAATAATCCGTTCGGCTTCTAa
- a CDS encoding Mannose-6-phosphate receptor, binding: MGHSASLSSWLVLACVMSSVCANKKPFNINDDILAYPQYQVTFPEEYVLESHAEALLQSQASPGGNDQNNPQVYMGKGRTDPTDQPEDVNRSSFTYEEMILEDRRLLCQIPRVTNNDHNATRDKENNKAEEQKELARATDRGLELLREMEGKCMYYFSGWWSYSFCYQKQIKQFHALPAGRGVPNYPPIEDTQTHSFVLGRFIGDKSEEEKPSAKTDVAELHTKGGSRYLVQHLRGGTKCDLTGRERKVEVQFHCHPQSTDHIGWIKELTTCSYLMVIYTPRLCDDVAFLPPRQDEIHTIECREILMPDEVTEWEAIKEWYMVNQLADAATDADGDVAQSELPIIGGIEVGGRKLVGMEGKVIEKGRVASAGEERVEVVAKREKGEIRKTSKQVLKKYDIDAEKLEEMKNLLEEEADGKDWTLQVVESNGVIKFQGVFAEDEEDTWNENPTERVHEKDPESSAGQNSKQGEVEKKKQSPKPENSEGSEETFKDEL, from the exons ATGGGTCACTCAGCAAGCCTGTCGTCATGGTTGGTACTGGCATGTGTTATGTCCAGTGTGTGTGCAAATAAAAAGCCATTCAACATTAATGATGATATTCTGGCATATCCCCAG TATCAAGTGACATTCCCCGAGGAGTATGTGCTTGAATCTCACGCGGAAGCATTACTCCAGTCTCAGGCCAGCCCCGGTGGCAACGACCAGAATAATCCCCAAGTCTATATGGGCAAAGGCCGAACGGACCCTACCGACCAGCCCGAGGATGTGAATCGATCTTCCTTCACTTACGAAGAAATGATACTCGAGGACCGGCGACTCCTCTGCCAGATCCCGCGTGTCACTAACAACGACCATAATGCAACGAGAGACAAGGAGAATAACAAGGCCGAGGAGCAGAAGGAGCTAGCTCGAGCAACGGATCGTGGTCTGGAACTCCTACGTGAAATGGAAGGGAAATGCATGTACTATTTCTCTGGTTGGTGGTCCTACTCCTTCTGTTATCAGAAGCAAATCAAGCAGTTCCATGCACTCCCTGCTGGCCGTGGTGTCCCTAACTACCCACCCATTGAAGACACCCAAACGCATTCCTTCGTCCTGGGAAGATTTATCGGCGACAAGAGTGAGGAAGAGAAGCCATCTGCCAAAACAGATGTGGCAGAGCTTCACACAAAAGGTGGCTCGCGGTATCTAGTTCAACACTTGCGTGGTGGTACCAAATGTGATCTGACGGGGCGCGAGCGCAAGGTTGAAGTGCAATTCCATTGTCACCCACAATCGACAGATCACATCGGCTGGATCAAGGAGCTCACCACGTGCTCTTACCTAATGGTAATCTATACCCCTCGTCTATGTGATGACGTTGCTTTTCTGCCACCACGGCAGGATGAGATACATACTATTGAGTGCCGTGAAATCTTGATGCCTGATGAAGTCACCGAATGGGAGGCGATCAAAGAGTGGTACATGGTCAACCAACTGGCCGATGCTGCTACAGATGCGGATGGTGATGTCGCCCAATCCGAGCTTCCGATTATCGGAGGAATCGAGGTCGGAGGCCGTAAGCTTGTTGGCATGGAGGGCAAGGTAATTGAGAAAGGGCGTGTGGCATCTGCAGGCGAGGAGCGAGTGGAAGTGGTTGCGAAACGCGAGAAAGGCGAGATCCGGAAAACATCCAAGCAGGTTCTAAAAAAGTACGACATCGACGCGGAGAAACTGgaagagatgaagaatctgttggaagaagaagcagatgGCAAAGACTGGACGCTGCAGGTTGTGGAAAGCAACGGCGTGATCAAGTTCCAAGGCGTCTTTGctgaagacgaggaagacaCTTGGAACGAGAACCCGACAGAGAGAGTACACGAAAAGGATCCCGAAAGTTCCGCTGGCCAGAATTCAAAGCAGGGAGAGgtcgaaaagaaaaagcaatcTCCAAAGCCCGAAAACAGCGAGGGTAGCGAGGAGACCTTTAAAGATGAACTATGA
- a CDS encoding Pirin, putative — protein MSVPRAIRQAFLAIEQAEGAGARVRRSIGTAKLRNFSPFLMLDHFTIGKGAGFPDHPHRGQETITYLLSGSVDHEDFAGNKGTIGPGDLQFMTAGRGIMHAEMPHENEDGSPNVGMQLWVDLPQKLKFCEPRYRDLRAEEIPLAMVDEGRVKIKVISGQSHGVDSVRDLAYTPVWILDITIKPGGRISQPLPQGWNSFAYTLAGESVFGSNDSTRIVKEFTNVEFEQAGDFVEISVPDNAEKDSRIFLVAGQPLNQKVVQYGPFVLNTQEEVYQAMLDYQTASNGFERTRNWQSEIGKRMG, from the coding sequence ATGTCCGTTCCTCGTGCAATTCGACAGGCGTTCCTTGCCATTGAGCAAGCAGAAGGCGCAGGTGCCCGTGTGCGCCGCTCTATTGGAACTGCCAAGCTCCGCAACTTCAGTCCCTTCCTCATGCTCGACCACTTCACTATCGGAAAGGGCGCTGGCTTCCCAGACCACCCTCACCGCGGCCAGGAGACTATCACCTACCTGCTGTCCGGCAGTGTTGACCACGAAGACTTCGCCGGTAACAAAGGCACCATCGGGCCTGGCGATCTGCAATTTATGACTGCAGGCCGCGGCATCATGCACGCTGAGATGCCCCACGAGAACGAAGATGGTAGCCCCAACGTCGGTATGCAGTTGTGGGTCGATCTGCCCCAGAAATTAAAGTTCTGCGAGCCTCGCTACCGTGATCTGCGTGCTGAGGAGATTCCTCTGGCCATGGTCGATGAGGGCCGTGTCAAGATCAAGGTCATCTCGGGCCAGTCGCACGGTGTTGATTCCGTACGCGACTTGGCCTACACCCCTGTCTGGATCTTGGATATCACGATCAAGCCTGGTGGTCGTATCTCACAGCCCCTGCCACAGGGATGGAACTCATTTGCCTACACTCTGGCTGGTGAGTCTGTCTTCGGCTCGAATGATTCCACTCGCATCGTGAAAGAATTCACAAACGTAGAATTTGAGCAGGCAGGTGATTTTGTTGAAATTTCCGTCCCGGATAATGCCGAAAAAGATTCCCGCATCTTTCTTGTGGCTGGCCAACCACTGAATCAGAAGGTTGTTCAGTACGGACCTTTTGTGTTGAACACCCAGGAGGAGGTTTACCAGGCGATGCTTGACTACCAGACTGCCTCCAATGGATTTGAGAGGACCCGAAACTGGCAAAGTGAGATTGGCAAGCGGATGGGATAA